In Nymphaea colorata isolate Beijing-Zhang1983 chromosome 5, ASM883128v2, whole genome shotgun sequence, one genomic interval encodes:
- the LOC116254808 gene encoding uncharacterized protein LOC116254808: MVEGVSAVLYRSIKRYWRRRHYERLDGSASSRRRVRFTTAGGRRRWRIKLPSRFRIASPRKILMRLRDGYTRMMLRLASSSAFVGGQALGYSDPFGAPPLKEYDEKVMVEIYKSLAEQGRFVAGR; encoded by the coding sequence ATGGTGGAGGGCGTATCGGCGGTGCTTTACCGCAGCATAAAGCGGTACTGGCGGAGGAGACACTACGAGCGGCTCGACGGCTCGGCGTCGTCCCGCCGGAGGGTTCGCTTCACGACGGCGGGCGGGCGGCGGAGGTGGAGGATCAAGCTGCCGTCGCGATTCCGAATCGCTTCCCCCAGGAAGATCCTCATGCGCCTCCGCGACGGTTACACCAGGATGATGCTCCGTCTCGCCAGCTCCAGCGCCTTCGTCGGCGGCCAGGCCCTCGGTTACAGCGACCCGTTCGGCGCCCCGCCGCTAAAGGAGTACGACGAGAAGGTGATGGTCGAGATCTACAAGTCACTCGCCGAGCAGGGAAGGTTCGTCGCCGGCCGGTGA